A portion of the Panthera tigris isolate Pti1 chromosome E1, P.tigris_Pti1_mat1.1, whole genome shotgun sequence genome contains these proteins:
- the LOC102961798 gene encoding E3 ubiquitin-protein ligase TRIM47-like isoform X1 has translation MQKISRPVQDHKPAPQPPVQPSSPSHAQLLMSNSSLRTFEDQVLCPICLEVFRNPVTTTCGHNFCMACLQGFWDHLATVGETLYCPQCRESFPSRPRLCKNGILEEMVTCLAQVKGQTLGSSRPLAGPRDVPCDFCSAQKLKSVKSCLQCMASLCEKHLSSHFEDQMFQDHELLEPVWDLKSRLCRKHRKLRRLYCRTEGSCVCGACLLEEHKNHDTIPLEEERARKEVEVRKVQASVENQMLIINSDSQRHRGQVAFLSKLIQTTRDEVNACFSEIIQEVKQLQMKVLDFVEKEEAAALGKLGSSIQQSHDRLLKLEGDSIWLRALLANRSDQQFLQEFPRLKHFPACSEALMSTNCEEKQSFLQLPETLAELRTRLLDVGLSFINQLLLKGDAASWKPMPLSERTLGCKSVLSKAPQSPPGIKMNSYELLPSAVDRKTLLKCYCNLNFDPTTASEELFLFKETHSVLNLGILLEPFAAGGPFPGFKQWPQVLCSRGLSEGRHYWEAEVSNSWVCLGLTYRRSPPLGGRPRRNIVYLLGRNPYSWCLEWDSLKFSVWHNNTQTVLHGGYHRTLGVALDCGTGCLSFYGVAGGVSLLYRFLVSFLEPLYPAVMVSSGASVTLKQRPEAEA, from the exons ATGCAGAAAATCTCAC GGCCAGTCCAGGACCACAAGCCAGCCCCGCAGCCGCCGGTCCAGCCCTCAAGCCCTTCCCACGCTCAGCTCCTGATGAGTAACAGCAGTCTCCGCACGTTTGAGGACCAGGTCCTCTGTCCCATCTGCCTGGAGGTGTTCCGCAACCCGGTCACCACCACCTGCGGGCACAACTTCTGCATGGCCTGCCTCCAAGGTTTCTGGGACCACCTGGCTACCGTGGGCGAGACACTGTACTGCCCCCAGTGCCGGGAGAGCTTCCCCTCCAGACCGCGCCTCTGCAAGAACGGCATCCTGGAGGAGATGGTGACCTGCTTGGCCCAGGTCAAGGGCCAGACCTTGGGGTCCTCACGGCCCCTGGCCGGGCCCAGGGACGTGCCCTGCGACTTCTGTTCCGCCCAGAAGCTCAAGTCGGTCAAGTCGTGTCTGCAGTGCATGGCCTCCCTGTGCGAGAAGCACCTGAGCAGCCACTTCGAGGACCAGATGTTCCAGGACCACGAGCTGCTGGAGCCCGTGTGGGATCTCAAGAGCCGCCTGTGCCGGAAGCATCGCAAACTGCGGCGGCTGTACTGCCGCACGGAAGGCAGCTGCGTGTGCGGAGCCTGTCTGCTGGAGGAACACAAGAACCACGACACCATCCCCCTGGAGGAGGAACGTGCCAGGAAGGAG GTGGAGGTTCGGAAGGTCCAGGCCAGCGTGGAAAACCAGATGCTGATCATCAACTCTGACAGCCAGAGGCACCGGGGGCAGGTGGCCTTTCTCTCG AAGTTGATCCAGACAACACGCGATGAGGTGAACGCCTGCTTCTCAGAGATCATCCAGGAGGTCAAACAGCTGCAGATGAAGGTCTTGGATTTTGTCGAGAAAGAGGAGGCAGCCGCTCTGGGGAAGCTGGGCAGCTCCATCCAGCAGAGCCACGACCGGCTCCTGAAGCTGGAGGGGGACAGCATCTGGCTCCGCGCCCTGCTCGCCAACAGGAGCGACCAGCAATTCCTGCAG GAGTTCCCCAGACTGAAGCACTTTCCCGCCTGCTCGGAAGCCCTGATGAGCACCAACTGTGAGGAGAAGCAGAGCTTTCTCCAGTTGCCGGAGACCCTGGCGGAGCTCCGGACGCGGCTGCTGGACGTGGGTCTCAGCTTCATCAATCAGCTCCTCCTGAAGG GTGACGCAGCCTCCTGGAAGCCCATGCCCCTCTCTGAAAGGACACTGGGCTGTAAGAGTGTCCTCAGCAAAGCTCCTCAATCTCCTCCAGGCATTAAGATGAACTCCTATGAGTTGCTGCCCTCAGCTGTGGACAGGAAAACACTTCTCAAGT gtTACTGCAACCTGAACTTCGACCCCACCACGGCCAGCGAGGAACTGTTCCTGTTCAAGGAGACCCACTCGGTGCTGAACCTGGGCATCCTTCTGGAGCCCTTCGCCGCGGGCGGCCCCTTCCCCGGCTTCAAGCAGTGGCCGCAGGTGCTGTGCTCGCGCGGCCTGTCCGAGGGCCGCCACTACTGGGAAGCCGAGGTGTCCAACTCGTGGGTGTGCCTGGGCCTCACCTACCGCCGCAGCCCCCCGCTCGGCGGCCGCCCGCGCCGCAACATCGTCTACCTGCTGGGCCGCAACCCGTACTCGTGGTGCCTGGAGTGGGACTCGCTCAAGTTCTCCGTGTGGCACAACAACACGCAGACGGTGCTGCACGGCGGTTACCACCGCACGCTCGGCGTGGCGCTCGACTGCGGCACCGGCTGCCTCTCCTTCTACGGCGTGGCCGGCGGCGTGAGCCTGCTTTACCGCTTCCTCGTCTCCTTCCTGGAGCCGCTCTACCCCGCGGTCATGGTCAGCAGCGGCGCCTCGGTCACGCTCAAGCAGCGCCCCGAGGCGGAGGCGTAG
- the LOC102961798 gene encoding E3 ubiquitin/ISG15 ligase TRIM25-like isoform X2 — protein MQKISRPVQDHKPAPQPPVQPSSPSHAQLLMSNSSLRTFEDQVLCPICLEVFRNPVTTTCGHNFCMACLQGFWDHLATVGETLYCPQCRESFPSRPRLCKNGILEEMVTCLAQVKGQTLGSSRPLAGPRDVPCDFCSAQKLKSVKSCLQCMASLCEKHLSSHFEDQMFQDHELLEPVWDLKSRLCRKHRKLRRLYCRTEGSCVCGACLLEEHKNHDTIPLEEERARKEVEVRKVQASVENQMLIINSDSQRHRGQVAFLSKLIQTTRDEVNACFSEIIQEVKQLQMKVLDFVEKEEAAALGKLGSSIQQSHDRLLKLEGDSIWLRALLANRSDQQFLQEFPRLKHFPACSEALMSTNCEEKQSFLQLPETLAELRTRLLDVGLSFINQLLLKGIKMNSYELLPSAVDRKTLLKCYCNLNFDPTTASEELFLFKETHSVLNLGILLEPFAAGGPFPGFKQWPQVLCSRGLSEGRHYWEAEVSNSWVCLGLTYRRSPPLGGRPRRNIVYLLGRNPYSWCLEWDSLKFSVWHNNTQTVLHGGYHRTLGVALDCGTGCLSFYGVAGGVSLLYRFLVSFLEPLYPAVMVSSGASVTLKQRPEAEA, from the exons ATGCAGAAAATCTCAC GGCCAGTCCAGGACCACAAGCCAGCCCCGCAGCCGCCGGTCCAGCCCTCAAGCCCTTCCCACGCTCAGCTCCTGATGAGTAACAGCAGTCTCCGCACGTTTGAGGACCAGGTCCTCTGTCCCATCTGCCTGGAGGTGTTCCGCAACCCGGTCACCACCACCTGCGGGCACAACTTCTGCATGGCCTGCCTCCAAGGTTTCTGGGACCACCTGGCTACCGTGGGCGAGACACTGTACTGCCCCCAGTGCCGGGAGAGCTTCCCCTCCAGACCGCGCCTCTGCAAGAACGGCATCCTGGAGGAGATGGTGACCTGCTTGGCCCAGGTCAAGGGCCAGACCTTGGGGTCCTCACGGCCCCTGGCCGGGCCCAGGGACGTGCCCTGCGACTTCTGTTCCGCCCAGAAGCTCAAGTCGGTCAAGTCGTGTCTGCAGTGCATGGCCTCCCTGTGCGAGAAGCACCTGAGCAGCCACTTCGAGGACCAGATGTTCCAGGACCACGAGCTGCTGGAGCCCGTGTGGGATCTCAAGAGCCGCCTGTGCCGGAAGCATCGCAAACTGCGGCGGCTGTACTGCCGCACGGAAGGCAGCTGCGTGTGCGGAGCCTGTCTGCTGGAGGAACACAAGAACCACGACACCATCCCCCTGGAGGAGGAACGTGCCAGGAAGGAG GTGGAGGTTCGGAAGGTCCAGGCCAGCGTGGAAAACCAGATGCTGATCATCAACTCTGACAGCCAGAGGCACCGGGGGCAGGTGGCCTTTCTCTCG AAGTTGATCCAGACAACACGCGATGAGGTGAACGCCTGCTTCTCAGAGATCATCCAGGAGGTCAAACAGCTGCAGATGAAGGTCTTGGATTTTGTCGAGAAAGAGGAGGCAGCCGCTCTGGGGAAGCTGGGCAGCTCCATCCAGCAGAGCCACGACCGGCTCCTGAAGCTGGAGGGGGACAGCATCTGGCTCCGCGCCCTGCTCGCCAACAGGAGCGACCAGCAATTCCTGCAG GAGTTCCCCAGACTGAAGCACTTTCCCGCCTGCTCGGAAGCCCTGATGAGCACCAACTGTGAGGAGAAGCAGAGCTTTCTCCAGTTGCCGGAGACCCTGGCGGAGCTCCGGACGCGGCTGCTGGACGTGGGTCTCAGCTTCATCAATCAGCTCCTCCTGAAGG GCATTAAGATGAACTCCTATGAGTTGCTGCCCTCAGCTGTGGACAGGAAAACACTTCTCAAGT gtTACTGCAACCTGAACTTCGACCCCACCACGGCCAGCGAGGAACTGTTCCTGTTCAAGGAGACCCACTCGGTGCTGAACCTGGGCATCCTTCTGGAGCCCTTCGCCGCGGGCGGCCCCTTCCCCGGCTTCAAGCAGTGGCCGCAGGTGCTGTGCTCGCGCGGCCTGTCCGAGGGCCGCCACTACTGGGAAGCCGAGGTGTCCAACTCGTGGGTGTGCCTGGGCCTCACCTACCGCCGCAGCCCCCCGCTCGGCGGCCGCCCGCGCCGCAACATCGTCTACCTGCTGGGCCGCAACCCGTACTCGTGGTGCCTGGAGTGGGACTCGCTCAAGTTCTCCGTGTGGCACAACAACACGCAGACGGTGCTGCACGGCGGTTACCACCGCACGCTCGGCGTGGCGCTCGACTGCGGCACCGGCTGCCTCTCCTTCTACGGCGTGGCCGGCGGCGTGAGCCTGCTTTACCGCTTCCTCGTCTCCTTCCTGGAGCCGCTCTACCCCGCGGTCATGGTCAGCAGCGGCGCCTCGGTCACGCTCAAGCAGCGCCCCGAGGCGGAGGCGTAG
- the LOC102961798 gene encoding E3 ubiquitin-protein ligase TRIM47-like isoform X3 → MSNSSLRTFEDQVLCPICLEVFRNPVTTTCGHNFCMACLQGFWDHLATVGETLYCPQCRESFPSRPRLCKNGILEEMVTCLAQVKGQTLGSSRPLAGPRDVPCDFCSAQKLKSVKSCLQCMASLCEKHLSSHFEDQMFQDHELLEPVWDLKSRLCRKHRKLRRLYCRTEGSCVCGACLLEEHKNHDTIPLEEERARKEVEVRKVQASVENQMLIINSDSQRHRGQVAFLSKLIQTTRDEVNACFSEIIQEVKQLQMKVLDFVEKEEAAALGKLGSSIQQSHDRLLKLEGDSIWLRALLANRSDQQFLQEFPRLKHFPACSEALMSTNCEEKQSFLQLPETLAELRTRLLDVGLSFINQLLLKGDAASWKPMPLSERTLGCKSVLSKAPQSPPGIKMNSYELLPSAVDRKTLLKCYCNLNFDPTTASEELFLFKETHSVLNLGILLEPFAAGGPFPGFKQWPQVLCSRGLSEGRHYWEAEVSNSWVCLGLTYRRSPPLGGRPRRNIVYLLGRNPYSWCLEWDSLKFSVWHNNTQTVLHGGYHRTLGVALDCGTGCLSFYGVAGGVSLLYRFLVSFLEPLYPAVMVSSGASVTLKQRPEAEA, encoded by the exons ATGAGTAACAGCAGTCTCCGCACGTTTGAGGACCAGGTCCTCTGTCCCATCTGCCTGGAGGTGTTCCGCAACCCGGTCACCACCACCTGCGGGCACAACTTCTGCATGGCCTGCCTCCAAGGTTTCTGGGACCACCTGGCTACCGTGGGCGAGACACTGTACTGCCCCCAGTGCCGGGAGAGCTTCCCCTCCAGACCGCGCCTCTGCAAGAACGGCATCCTGGAGGAGATGGTGACCTGCTTGGCCCAGGTCAAGGGCCAGACCTTGGGGTCCTCACGGCCCCTGGCCGGGCCCAGGGACGTGCCCTGCGACTTCTGTTCCGCCCAGAAGCTCAAGTCGGTCAAGTCGTGTCTGCAGTGCATGGCCTCCCTGTGCGAGAAGCACCTGAGCAGCCACTTCGAGGACCAGATGTTCCAGGACCACGAGCTGCTGGAGCCCGTGTGGGATCTCAAGAGCCGCCTGTGCCGGAAGCATCGCAAACTGCGGCGGCTGTACTGCCGCACGGAAGGCAGCTGCGTGTGCGGAGCCTGTCTGCTGGAGGAACACAAGAACCACGACACCATCCCCCTGGAGGAGGAACGTGCCAGGAAGGAG GTGGAGGTTCGGAAGGTCCAGGCCAGCGTGGAAAACCAGATGCTGATCATCAACTCTGACAGCCAGAGGCACCGGGGGCAGGTGGCCTTTCTCTCG AAGTTGATCCAGACAACACGCGATGAGGTGAACGCCTGCTTCTCAGAGATCATCCAGGAGGTCAAACAGCTGCAGATGAAGGTCTTGGATTTTGTCGAGAAAGAGGAGGCAGCCGCTCTGGGGAAGCTGGGCAGCTCCATCCAGCAGAGCCACGACCGGCTCCTGAAGCTGGAGGGGGACAGCATCTGGCTCCGCGCCCTGCTCGCCAACAGGAGCGACCAGCAATTCCTGCAG GAGTTCCCCAGACTGAAGCACTTTCCCGCCTGCTCGGAAGCCCTGATGAGCACCAACTGTGAGGAGAAGCAGAGCTTTCTCCAGTTGCCGGAGACCCTGGCGGAGCTCCGGACGCGGCTGCTGGACGTGGGTCTCAGCTTCATCAATCAGCTCCTCCTGAAGG GTGACGCAGCCTCCTGGAAGCCCATGCCCCTCTCTGAAAGGACACTGGGCTGTAAGAGTGTCCTCAGCAAAGCTCCTCAATCTCCTCCAGGCATTAAGATGAACTCCTATGAGTTGCTGCCCTCAGCTGTGGACAGGAAAACACTTCTCAAGT gtTACTGCAACCTGAACTTCGACCCCACCACGGCCAGCGAGGAACTGTTCCTGTTCAAGGAGACCCACTCGGTGCTGAACCTGGGCATCCTTCTGGAGCCCTTCGCCGCGGGCGGCCCCTTCCCCGGCTTCAAGCAGTGGCCGCAGGTGCTGTGCTCGCGCGGCCTGTCCGAGGGCCGCCACTACTGGGAAGCCGAGGTGTCCAACTCGTGGGTGTGCCTGGGCCTCACCTACCGCCGCAGCCCCCCGCTCGGCGGCCGCCCGCGCCGCAACATCGTCTACCTGCTGGGCCGCAACCCGTACTCGTGGTGCCTGGAGTGGGACTCGCTCAAGTTCTCCGTGTGGCACAACAACACGCAGACGGTGCTGCACGGCGGTTACCACCGCACGCTCGGCGTGGCGCTCGACTGCGGCACCGGCTGCCTCTCCTTCTACGGCGTGGCCGGCGGCGTGAGCCTGCTTTACCGCTTCCTCGTCTCCTTCCTGGAGCCGCTCTACCCCGCGGTCATGGTCAGCAGCGGCGCCTCGGTCACGCTCAAGCAGCGCCCCGAGGCGGAGGCGTAG